Proteins co-encoded in one Campylobacter jejuni genomic window:
- the pstA gene encoding phosphate ABC transporter permease PstA yields the protein MKKLFKKRQKASKSFKRLCKMGLYINLIFLCIFLGSVAYLGFPAFKQTYIFVEANRNSPSYDLLSRAEQRKIRTGQIAEKSWLLVNSEVDQYMKQKYNRLSEKQRTLVDDLVQKGEIELKFNSNFFLNGDSKSPENSGILSSVIGTLLVMLVCMVVSVPIGVAAAIYLEEFAPQNILTHFIEVCINNLASIPSILFGLLGLGVFINLFGMPRSSALVGGLTLAIMSLPIIIVSTKAALKSVDINMKNAAYALGMTKVQMVKGIMLPLAMPMILTGSILTLAGAIGETAPLMIIGMIAFIPDVASSIFDPTSVLPAQIYSWSAMPERAFLERTAAGIIVLLGLLVVLNLSAILLRKYFQGKLK from the coding sequence ATGAAAAAACTTTTTAAAAAAAGACAAAAAGCTTCAAAGTCTTTTAAAAGACTTTGTAAAATGGGGCTTTATATTAATTTAATTTTTCTTTGTATCTTTTTAGGAAGTGTGGCTTATCTTGGATTTCCTGCTTTTAAGCAAACCTATATTTTTGTAGAGGCTAATAGAAATTCTCCTTCTTATGATCTTTTATCTCGCGCAGAACAAAGAAAAATAAGAACAGGACAAATCGCTGAAAAATCTTGGCTTTTGGTAAATTCAGAAGTAGATCAATATATGAAGCAAAAATATAATCGCCTTAGTGAAAAACAAAGAACTTTAGTCGATGATCTTGTGCAAAAAGGCGAGATAGAGCTTAAATTTAATAGCAATTTCTTTTTAAATGGGGACTCAAAATCTCCTGAAAATTCAGGAATTTTATCTTCAGTTATAGGGACTTTGCTTGTTATGCTTGTTTGTATGGTTGTGAGTGTTCCTATAGGCGTTGCAGCGGCAATTTACTTAGAAGAATTTGCACCACAAAATATCCTTACACATTTTATAGAAGTGTGTATTAACAACCTTGCAAGTATTCCTAGTATCTTGTTTGGACTTTTAGGACTTGGAGTGTTTATCAATCTTTTTGGAATGCCTCGTTCAAGTGCTTTAGTGGGTGGGCTTACTTTGGCGATCATGAGTTTGCCTATTATCATTGTTTCAACCAAAGCGGCCTTAAAAAGTGTGGATATCAATATGAAAAATGCTGCTTATGCCTTAGGTATGACAAAGGTTCAAATGGTAAAAGGTATTATGTTACCTTTGGCTATGCCTATGATTTTAACAGGTTCTATTTTGACTTTAGCAGGGGCTATAGGCGAGACTGCGCCTTTGATGATTATCGGTATGATAGCCTTTATCCCTGATGTAGCAAGTTCGATTTTTGATCCAACTAGCGTTTTACCTGCTCAAATTTACTCATGGTCGGCTATGCCAGAGCGTGCATTTTTAGAAAGAACCGCAGCGGGTATTATTGTGCTTTTAGGACTTTTAGTCGTGTTAAATCTTAGTGCGATATTATTAAGAAAATATTTTCAAGGAAAATTAAAGTGA
- the pstB gene encoding phosphate ABC transporter ATP-binding protein PstB, which translates to MIAKTTNLNLFYGKKQALFDINMQIEQNKITALIGASGCGKSTFLRCFNRMNDKIAKIDGLVEIEGKDVKNQDVVALRKNVGMVFQQPNVFVKSIYENISYAPKLHGMIKNKDEEEALVVDCLQKVGLFEEVKDKLKQNALALSGGQQQRLCIARALAIKPKLLLLDEPTSALDPISSGVIEELLKELSHNLSMIMVTHNMQQGKRVADYTAFFHLGELIEFGESKEFFENPKQEKTKAYLSGAFG; encoded by the coding sequence GTGATAGCAAAAACAACAAATTTAAATTTATTTTATGGAAAAAAACAAGCTTTGTTTGATATCAATATGCAAATAGAACAAAACAAAATTACTGCACTCATCGGTGCTTCTGGATGTGGTAAATCCACTTTTTTGCGTTGTTTTAACAGAATGAATGATAAAATCGCAAAAATCGATGGTTTAGTGGAAATTGAAGGAAAAGATGTTAAAAATCAAGATGTAGTAGCTTTGCGTAAAAATGTAGGCATGGTTTTTCAACAACCTAATGTTTTCGTAAAAAGCATTTATGAAAATATCTCTTATGCACCAAAACTTCATGGTATGATTAAAAACAAAGATGAAGAAGAAGCTTTAGTGGTGGATTGTTTACAAAAAGTAGGGCTTTTTGAAGAGGTTAAAGATAAATTAAAGCAAAATGCCCTAGCTCTTTCAGGCGGACAACAACAACGCCTTTGTATCGCAAGAGCTTTAGCAATAAAACCTAAGCTCTTGCTTTTAGATGAGCCAACTTCCGCGCTTGATCCTATTAGCTCAGGTGTTATAGAAGAGCTTTTAAAAGAATTAAGCCATAATCTTTCTATGATCATGGTTACGCATAATATGCAACAAGGCAAACGCGTAGCTGATTATACAGCATTTTTTCATCTAGGCGAGCTTATAGAATTTGGTGAAAGTAAAGAATTTTTTGAAAATCCAAAACAAGAAAAAACCAAGGCTTACTTAAGCGGTGCTTTCGGGTGA
- a CDS encoding DUF2920 family protein has translation MIINQIYSIDSCDDVELNIKRESKLEFRLTYDDSKEIEAIICIIPGGAEDMNSYIYIDDYLTRNYKVAVININYHCIGNRPHLGSSFYLDDIDKFILDTSLKAINLKCINVYDINSYENLNNAFIRIDQEIQKLKLNQQLHQNYKLKTHVSFLPFKNEYQNFGIMQAMDILNAIFYIKENSPFKLMGGGIRTILFGNSYGGYLANLCAKIAPWSIDFILDNSSFVNLFGNIFRLIGFGKEIDFTRYHGTYDDTLFKNIFLYLSDKTYWNNNKFSKNYFSNARKIIREPLNKEHLIIQSLYPNPKYILYHSIFDERSPFKNKENFVHILKELNFKVEFFAISQVDNKFIKNLNHGMGLSTKLFFKKHLLQILKEPLQDKICKKEVSYKCDELVYTFKEENHQIILNITN, from the coding sequence ATGATTATAAACCAAATTTATTCTATAGATTCTTGTGATGATGTAGAATTAAATATCAAAAGGGAAAGTAAATTAGAATTTAGATTAACTTATGATGATAGTAAAGAAATAGAAGCTATAATCTGCATTATTCCAGGCGGTGCTGAAGATATGAATAGTTATATTTATATTGATGATTATTTGACTAGAAATTATAAAGTCGCTGTTATTAATATTAACTATCATTGCATAGGAAATAGACCTCATTTGGGTTCCAGTTTTTATTTGGATGATATAGATAAATTCATTTTAGATACTAGTTTAAAGGCTATAAATTTAAAATGTATAAATGTTTATGATATAAATTCTTATGAAAATCTAAATAATGCTTTTATAAGAATAGATCAAGAAATTCAAAAATTAAAATTAAATCAACAATTACATCAAAACTATAAGTTAAAAACACATGTAAGTTTTTTACCATTTAAAAATGAATATCAAAATTTTGGTATAATGCAAGCTATGGATATTTTAAATGCTATTTTTTATATAAAAGAAAATTCTCCATTTAAACTAATGGGGGGGGGTATTAGAACGATTTTGTTTGGAAATTCATATGGCGGATATTTAGCAAATTTATGTGCAAAAATAGCTCCTTGGAGTATTGATTTTATATTAGATAATTCTTCTTTTGTTAATTTGTTTGGAAATATTTTTAGACTTATAGGTTTTGGAAAAGAAATCGATTTTACTAGATATCATGGAACATATGATGATACTTTATTTAAAAATATATTTTTATATTTAAGTGATAAAACTTATTGGAATAATAATAAATTTTCAAAAAATTATTTTTCAAATGCTAGAAAAATCATAAGAGAACCATTAAACAAAGAACATCTAATAATACAAAGCTTATACCCAAATCCAAAATATATTTTATATCATAGTATTTTTGATGAAAGATCTCCTTTTAAAAATAAGGAAAATTTTGTACATATTTTAAAAGAATTAAATTTTAAAGTAGAATTTTTTGCTATTTCACAAGTTGATAATAAGTTTATTAAAAATTTAAATCATGGAATGGGATTGAGCACAAAATTATTTTTTAAAAAACATTTATTGCAAATATTAAAAGAACCTTTGCAAGATAAAATTTGCAAGAAGGAAGTCTCATATAAATGTGATGAGCTAGTGTATACTTTCAAAGAAGAAAATCATCAAATTATTTTAAATATAACAAATTGA
- a CDS encoding MATE family efflux transporter, translating to MAKKQLSLTRLSFPIFWDLLSKYLTVIINTAMVSHYSNFLVGAMGAGNQILDLFITIFSFLSVGCSVVIAQAIGAKDHVLARKVIHQSLFLNALLGFVCGVLILWHGEYLLYLLKIPQELLKDSEIYLHMLAICLFFDAIGIVLAAIVRVYNMAYWVMLIGFLMDIVVICGNYYVLHHTKSELFGVGLSNIFARIVAIVALLVILFYKLKIHLKIKEMIKLEKEVLKKVLNIGGFSAGENLLWIVQYTIAFAFVASLGEASLSVQTIYFQISMLIMLIGQATSIANEIIVGKLVGARYENIAYKHAWRALYFSVIASALVALLNYLCQDFTMQILGLKEELKNLMIPLFALSIFLEISRTFNIVMVNSLRASGDAKFPFFSGLVFVMGVSLPVGYVLCFHFNLGILGVWIGFCADEFLRGMVNSYRWKSKKWQGKALV from the coding sequence ATGGCAAAAAAACAACTCTCCTTAACAAGACTTAGTTTTCCTATATTTTGGGATTTGCTTTCTAAGTATTTAACCGTGATTATCAATACTGCTATGGTGTCGCATTATTCTAATTTTCTTGTGGGTGCTATGGGAGCTGGAAATCAAATTTTAGATCTTTTTATCACTATTTTTTCATTTTTAAGCGTGGGTTGTAGCGTGGTGATCGCACAAGCAATCGGTGCAAAAGATCATGTTTTAGCAAGAAAAGTGATCCATCAAAGTTTGTTTTTAAATGCACTTTTAGGCTTTGTATGCGGTGTGCTTATTTTATGGCACGGGGAGTATTTGCTTTATCTTTTAAAAATCCCACAAGAATTGCTCAAAGATAGCGAAATTTACTTACATATGCTTGCAATTTGTTTGTTTTTTGATGCCATAGGTATTGTTTTAGCGGCTATTGTAAGGGTTTATAATATGGCTTATTGGGTCATGCTTATAGGCTTTTTGATGGATATAGTGGTGATTTGTGGAAATTATTATGTTTTGCATCATACAAAATCAGAACTTTTTGGAGTAGGGCTTAGCAATATTTTTGCTCGTATTGTTGCTATAGTGGCTTTACTTGTGATACTTTTTTATAAACTTAAAATTCATCTTAAAATCAAAGAAATGATAAAACTTGAAAAAGAGGTATTAAAAAAGGTTTTAAATATAGGTGGATTTTCAGCAGGGGAAAATCTTTTGTGGATAGTCCAATACACTATAGCTTTTGCTTTTGTAGCAAGTTTAGGCGAGGCGAGTTTGAGTGTGCAAACGATTTATTTTCAAATTTCAATGCTTATCATGCTTATAGGACAAGCTACGAGCATAGCTAATGAAATCATAGTAGGTAAATTAGTCGGTGCTAGATATGAAAATATAGCCTATAAACACGCTTGGCGTGCTTTATATTTTAGTGTAATAGCGAGTGCTTTAGTGGCACTTTTGAACTATCTTTGTCAAGATTTTACTATGCAAATTTTAGGGCTTAAAGAAGAGTTAAAAAATTTAATGATACCTTTATTTGCTCTTTCAATCTTTCTTGAAATTTCACGAACTTTTAATATAGTTATGGTAAATTCCTTGCGCGCAAGTGGCGATGCTAAGTTTCCATTTTTTAGCGGACTTGTTTTTGTGATGGGGGTATCTTTACCTGTGGGTTATGTGCTTTGTTTTCATTTTAATCTTGGAATTTTAGGGGTTTGGATAGGATTTTGTGCGGATGAATTTTTGCGTGGAATGGTAAATTCATACAGATGGAAAAGTAAAAAATGGCAAGGCAAAGCTCTAGTTTAA
- a CDS encoding M48 family metallopeptidase, giving the protein MARQSSSLKSFIYKDECYFYSKKRIKTLRLRLNERGEFVLSIPYFCTFKSVYEFLDKSSSWMNEAKKRFEKKALKDDELIFLAKKYKIIFDENVKKAYFDKDKIICQNKAKLDLFLRQNAKKIFTFYLKKWSKKTGLFYTHLSIKNMKTRWGSCNHNKAYVNLNLKLIQKSLNAIEYVVLHEICHLKFPNHSKEFYDFIEYFMSDFRQREKEFLS; this is encoded by the coding sequence ATGGCAAGGCAAAGCTCTAGTTTAAAATCATTTATTTATAAAGATGAGTGCTATTTTTATTCTAAAAAACGCATAAAAACTTTAAGATTAAGGCTCAATGAAAGGGGTGAATTTGTTCTTAGCATTCCTTATTTTTGCACCTTTAAAAGTGTTTATGAGTTTTTAGATAAATCAAGTTCTTGGATGAATGAGGCAAAAAAAAGATTTGAAAAAAAAGCCTTAAAGGATGATGAGTTAATTTTTTTAGCTAAAAAATATAAAATTATTTTTGATGAAAATGTCAAAAAAGCTTATTTTGATAAAGATAAAATAATTTGTCAAAATAAAGCAAAATTAGATTTATTTTTAAGACAAAATGCTAAAAAGATTTTTACTTTTTATCTTAAAAAATGGAGTAAAAAAACAGGTTTATTTTACACGCATTTAAGCATTAAAAATATGAAAACGCGTTGGGGTTCATGTAATCACAATAAAGCTTATGTTAATTTAAATTTAAAACTCATTCAAAAGAGTTTAAATGCTATTGAATATGTGGTTTTGCATGAAATATGCCACTTAAAATTCCCCAATCACAGCAAAGAATTTTACGATTTTATTGAGTATTTTATGAGTGATTTTAGGCAAAGAGAGAAAGAATTTTTAAGTTAA